The nucleotide sequence CCTGAGCATTTTTGAATTTGACAGTAAAGTTACAATCTCCTCTTTCTATCAAAGCAATTTTACCTGTTAGGTTAGTATTACTTAAAGTTGTACAACCTTTTATTGGAGAAACAAGAACCACATCAGCAGTTACAGGGTTAGTTGCTATAGTTGGACCAAATCCTGAGTTCACCCCAACCACTGGAAGTCTGCCGACTAAATCTGATGGTGCATTATATGATAGATAATTTTGAGTTTTAGGCCCCCAAAGGTACATTTGCATTCTTGGAACACCTCCGTCTGAAGGCGTAGAGAAATTTGCATTATCCGTTCCTCCTCCATCACGCGCTTCTGCTCTTACAGCATCATTACCAAATCCGCCTTTCCCAAAGTTATTGATTTGGAAGTTTCTCGCAGATTCTGTAAAGCCAAATTTGTAGAAAATATCGTGCATCTTGTTATTCATATAGAACAACTGAGTGATAGCAGCATTAGTATATTGTGCTGGTGGTGTATTTACATCCAAAGGAAAATCAAACACTCTGTTAGCACCTCCTTCTGCCACATCTCCGACTGTGTTTGTATTGGTAAAATCTGTATAAGCATAAGCATTATTACCTCTTGTGTACGTATAATGATTGGTACCGTCGGAATGCCAACCTTCTGGAGACGCATCTAAAAACCAAGGGTTAGAAACCAAAGATCTCCCCCCGAATGTAGGAGCTTCAACAGGCAAGGCAAAAACTCTGTATGAAGCATTATCCGGTGCCAAAATTTTATTTGAAGACAATGATCTCGCCGCAGCTTCCTCTGCTTTTATATTTGCAATTCTTTCCGGACTTGTGTACGAATGGGTATCGAATTTACACGAAATCAAAAGGTTATTTTTCTCAAGAATTTCGCCAGTCGTAGCATTTACCAAAACATTCCAGTAATTACTGCTTTCAGCTTCTTCAAAGTTAACTTCGTAAGCTAGGATTAATTGATTTGCCTTTTGATAATAAACCGTATTAGTCAAAACACTATTTTCTTTTCCAGCTTCAAAAGTATATTTGTTGCTACTTTTCAAGTTCAAGTTTTTAAGAACAGAATCAAAAGCAGCTTTACTTGTAATCCCAGCTTTTTTGGAACTCACAGTAACTGACGAAACATCCGAAAAATTATCAGACAAATAAGACACACTATTATTCCTAATCAAAGCTGAAGATACTGCATTAAAAATAGGGATCCCTTCATAAGTTTGCTGCACATTGACAACAGCTCCTTTCAAACTTTCTGACTTGTCAGAATTTATAATTTTTATTCCACTTGCAGCTGTTTTGTCATATTTCTTATTTGAAAAAATATAATCTTTAACAACTGACTCATAATTCTGAGCTTGGATAAAAGAAAAGGCAAAAAAAGCGGCAATTGTAATTCCGCGGTTAAGAGAATTAATCTTCTTCATATATTTATTATTGATAAAGTCGCTAATTTAGTTATTTAATAAATATTAAGCCGAAAACTTATTAAAAATTTATAAAAAATACAACAAATACAATTTTTACACACATAACAAATAAGACTTTTTTTTCAAAACGGACAAACAAAAATGAATTCTTATCTTTGCAGAATGGTAAAAATTGGCAACATAGAACTTCCTGACTTTCCGCTTTTGCTGGCGCCCATGGAAGATGTAAGTGACCCACCGTTCAGAAAATTGTGTAAAATGCACGGCGCAGATTTGATGTATTCCGAGTTTATTTCTTCGGAAGGATTGATTCGTGATGCGATAAAGAGTCGTAAAAAGCTCGATATTTTCGATTATGAAAGACCTGTGGGAATCCAGATTTTTGGTGGTGATGAAGAAGCAATGGCAATGTCAGCCAGAATTGTGGAGACTGTAGAACCAGATTTGGTGGATATTAATTTCGGTTGTCCAGTAAAAAAAGTCGTTTGCAAAGGCGCCGGAGCTGGCGTTTTGAAAGATATCGATTTGATGGTGAGATTAACGAAAGCTGTTGTCAGTTCTACACATTTGCCAGTTACTGTAAAAACGCGATTAGGCTGGGATAATGATTCAATCAATATTGATGAAGTGGCCGAAAGACTACAGGATGTCGGAATCAAAGCCTTAACCATCCACGCCAGAACACGTGCTCAAATGTACAAAGGCGAAGCAGATTGGGAACATATCTCAAGAATCAAAAACAATCCGAATATTGAGATTCCGATCTTTGGGAACGGCGATGTTGATTCTCCTGAAAAAGCTTTGGAATATAAAAACAAATATAACTGTGATGGAATAATGATTGGTCGTGGTGCTATTGGTTATCCATGGATTTTCAACGAAATCAAACATTTTTTTGAGACTGGAGAAATTCTTCCTGAGCCAACTATTGCAGAAAGATTGGAAGCTGTGAAAAACCACGCACTTTGGTCTGTGGAATGGAAAGGCGAACGTCCCGGAATTGTGGAAATGAGACAACATTACAGCAATTATTTCCGTGGTATTCCGCATTTTAAAGAATTCAAGACTAAGTTTCTTCAGGCTTTGACGCTTGAACAAATTGATGAAGTTATTGAAGAGACGAAGCATTTTTATCAGGAAAATGTGATTTAAATAATCTTTCACAACAAGTAACAAACCCTTTCTGAGTATTGAACTTTGAAAGGGTTTTTATTTTTTTATCAAAGAACAAACGTTGATGCACCAACAAAATCCATAGCCACGATAGTAGTGGAAATCCTTTTTTGCGTTAGCTTCACAATCTTCTTATTAACAAATCGTGATGCAAAAAAGATTGCAACGGATAGCGGGATTAAGCTCCTAAGAATGATTTTGTATAATACTTTTATTTAATTTTGTAACGTTTAGTTTCCAATATGAAACTAATTCTAAAGAAAAAATTAAAATGAAAAAAGCCTTACTTTTTGCGATATTAATCTCCGGTGTTTCTCAAGCGCAGATGTTCGAAGACCCAAAACCCACCAAAGTTGATACATTAAAAGGTTCTAATACAGAATTCAGGAACTTTTGGGATGTGAAGAAATATGACATTGTTCTGGAGCCGAACTTTGAAGCGAAAAGTATAAAAGGAAGTAATAAAATCAGTTTAACGATTGAGAAAGATATTTTGAATCCTGTTTTTCAAATCGACCTTCAAAGTCCGATGAAAGCTGACAAAATCACAGCGAGTTTTCCTATCGCTGATAAAAAAACAGACGGCGATTTTATTTTTATTTCTACCAAAAAGAAATTCAAAAAAGGAGAAAAATATACGATTGATATTGATTATTCCGGAAATCCTGTGATTGCAAAACACGCCCCTTGGGATGGTGGATGGATGTTTACCAAAGACAAAAACGGAAATCCGTGGATGACTGCGGCTGACGAAGGAATTGGCGCGAGCATTTGGCTTCCTGTAAAAGATATTTGGAGTGATGAGCCAGATAACGGAATTACTTTCAAAATCATCACGCCAAAAGATCTGGTGGGTGTAGGCAACGGAAAATTAATCAAAGAAGAAAATCTGGGCGATAAAAAATCCTGGCTTTGGGAAGTGAAAAGTCCGATTAACGATTATTCCATCATTCCATCCATTGGGAAATATGTGAATTTCAAAGATACTTTTGACGGCGAAAAAGGAAAATTGGATTTGGACTATTGGGTTTTGGATTATAACCTTGATAAAGCTAAAAAGCAATTTGAGCAAGTAAAACCAATGATGAAAGCCTTTGAATATTGGTTTGGACCATACCCTTTTTATGAGGATTCTTATAAATTGGTGGAATCACCACATCTTGGGATGGAACACCAAAGCAATGTTGCTTACGGAAACAAATATCAAAATGGCTATCTCGGAAGAGACCTTTCCGGAACAGGAATTGGTCTGAAGTGGGACTACATCATCATCCACGAAACGGGACACGAATGGTTTGCGAACAACATCACAGCAAAAGACCAGGCAGATATGTGGATTCACGAGAGTTTCACCACTTATTCCGAAACCTTGTTTGTGGACTATGTTTTTGGGAAAGCCGATGGTAACAAATATCTGCAAGGTTTAAGAGGCAATATCCAAAACGATAAACCAATCATCGGAACATACGGAATCCGAAATGAAGGCAGCGGCGATATGTATCCAAAAGGTGCGAATATGATTCATACGATTCGTCAGGTGATTAATAATGATGAGAAATTTCGTCAGATTCTGAGAGGTTTGAATAAGGATTTTTATCATCAGACTGTAACCGCATCACAAATTCAGAATTATTTTTCTGAAAAATCAGGCATTGATTTGAAATCAATTTTCGACCAATATCTTACGACCATCAAAATCCCAACTTTGGAATATAAACAGAATGGAAATCAACTAACTTACAAGTGGACAAATGTAGTTCCGAATCTGAAACTTCCAATCAGACTGGCTGATGGACAGGAATTGAAGCCAACGGAAGAGTGGCAAACAGCAACACTTAAATCTTCTGATGAGTTGAAAGTAGACGCTAATTATTATATTTTTACGAAGAAAATCAACCCATAAAAACCAGAAACCTCCGAAAATTCCGGAGGTTTTATGATTTATAGATTATAATTTATCAATTATAAATTACTCCCACTCAATCGTTGCAGGCGGTTTTGAACTGATATCATAAGCCACTCTGTTGATTCCTCTCACTTCATTGATAATTCTGCTGGAAACTGTATCCAAAAACTCGTAAGGTAATCTACTCCAAGTTGCGGTCATAAAATCAATCGTATTAGCTGAACGAACAACGGCTGTGTATTCATAAGTTCTTTCGTCTCCCATTACACCTACAGATTTTACAGGAAGAAGAACTACGAATGCTTGAGATACTTTCTCATACAAATCGTTTTTATACAATTCCTCGATGAAGATATCGTCAGCTTCCTGAAGGATTCTTACTTTTTCTGCATCTACTTCGCCCAAAACTCGGATTCCTAATCCAGGTCCAGGAAACGGATGTCTGTAAACCAATTCGTGCGGAATTCCCAATTCCTCGCCTACTTTTCTCACTTCATCTTTGAACAATTCCCTCAAAGGTTCCAATAATTCGAATTCCATTTCTTCGGGAAGCCCGCCTACATTGTGATGGGATTTGATAACTGCTGAAGGGCCTTTCACAGATTGAGATTCGATAACATCTGGATAGATTGTTCCTTGAGCCAAGAATTTTGCTCCTTCGATTTGTTTTGATTCTTCATCGAAAACATAAACAAACTCATTACCTATGATTTTACGTTTTTCTTCAGGGTCACCGATTCCGGCTAATTTTGAAAGAAATCTTTCGGAAGCATCTACCATTTTGATATTCATATCGAAGTGCTTTCCGTAATTTTCCATAACTTTTTTGCCTTCGTCTTTTCTCAAAAGTCCGGTATCTACAAAAATACAATTCAGTTGGTCACCGATTGCTTTGTGAATCAAAACTGCCGCTACTGAAGAATCTACGCCACCGGAAAGTCCAAGAATCACTTTTTGAGTTCCCACTTTTTCTTTGATTTCTGCAACAGTTTTCTCGATATAGTTTGTCAATTTCCAGTTTTTGTCAGCTTTACAGATTCCGAATACGAAGTTCTCCAACATTTTTCCGCCTTCTTCCGTGTGAGAGACTTCGGGATGAAACTGTACGCAGTAGATTTTTTTATCGGGATTAGAAATGGAAGCAATCACTCCGGATTTTGCATTGAGTTCAAAACCTTCCGGCAATTCTGCAACCTCATCAAAATGGCTCATCCAAACAATTGAATTTTGGTAAACTCCTTTCAACAATTCGTTTTCTTTAACGATTTCCAAATGTGCTTTTCCATATTCGCCTTTTTCACCTTTTGCGACTTTTCCGCCCAAAAGATGTGCAGTCAATTGCATTCCGTAGCAGATTCCTAAAACCGGAATTCCTTGTTCATATAGTTCTTTTTCTACGAGATGTGCATTTTCTGCGTTTACAGAACTTGGACCTCCTGAAAGGATAATTCCTTTTGGTTTTTTTTCAAGAATTTCTGATAATGGCGTGTTGAATGGTACTATTTCCGAATAGACTTCCATTTCACGGATTCTTCTTCCAATGAGTTGGTTGTACTGTGAACCGAAGTCTAAAATGATAATTCCGTTTTGCATTTTTTTATAAATGATAATTGATGATTGATAAATGATATTAATTCTACGAATTGCAAACTAGCCCCGATTGCAACGGCATCCTTTTTTGTTATTGCGATTGCTGAATGGTTCTACAGATTGCTTCACTTCGTTCGCAATGACAAAAAAGATATAGTGGAAAGCGGGATTAAGCTTCTTAAAAAAAAAGAGACATTGGTTGCCCAACATCTCTCGTTATTTTAAAATTTCGCAATATCGTCTCGGAAAAATCCGTAGTCAAAGTCCACAATATTAGCGTCTTCGTAAACTTTCTTGCGAGCTTCTTCGAATGTGTCTCCAAGTGCTACAAGATTCAGAACTCGACCGCCTGTGGAAACTACTTTTCCTCCTCGGTAATCTGCACCTGCATAAAGCAATGTGCTGTTCTTAACTTTTTCTGCTCCTGTTATCTCGTAGCCAGTCTCGTGATTCTGAGGATAACCTCCAGAACAAACCACCAAACAAACTGCTTTTTGATTTTTGAATTTCAGTTCCAATTCTTTTCCTTGAAGACAATCCTCGATAACATCTACCAAATTGTTCTCCAAAAGAGGTAAAAGAACCTGAGTTTCTGGGTCGCCTAATCTCATATTGTATTCAAGAAGGTAAGTCCCATTTTTGGTCACCATTAATCCGAAGAAAATAAACCCTTTGAAACTAAGACCTTCTGTTTTAAGACCTTGAACTGTTGGATTCATTATATTCTGAAGAAAATCTTGGAAATGCTCGTCTTTGAATTCTGGACTTGGCGCCGCAGAACCCATTCCGCCTGTGTTTGGACCTTTGTCTCCGTTTCCTACTTTTTTATAATCTTTTGCAGGAACGAAAGGGAAAATCTTATCTCCGTTGGAAACTCCAATAATTGAAGCTTCGAAACCTTGTAAAAATTCTTCTATTATCACCTGAATCCCAGCATCGCCGAAAATTCTTTTAATCATAAAATCGTGAATCGTTCCTTCTGCTTCTTCCAAATCTTCTGCAATCACAACACCTTTTCCACCAGCCAGACCGCTTGCTTTGATAACAATTGGGAATGTTTGGTTTTGAAGATATTCTTTAGCATCTGCGTAAGAATCAAAGGTTACAGACTCCGCTGTTTTGATTCCGTAAGTTTTCATAAACTTCTTAGAAAATGCTTTACTTCCTTCTAATGAAGCCGCTTTTTTTGCAGGACCAAAAACCTTGAGGTCAACTTTTTTGAACTCATCTACGATTCCTTCTACAAGAGGTTTTTCTGGACCAACAATCGTCAAATCTACTTTGTTCTTGATTGCAAAATCTCTAAGTACGATGATATCCGTCTCGTTGATATTTTCTCCTAGTTTTTCGGTAGTGGCGTTGCCAGGAGCAAAAAACATTTTTGTAATTCTGCTGTCTTCACTTAGCTTAAGCGCCAGAGCCGAAGCACGCCCACCATTTCCTACAATAAGTAATCTCATTATGTTTTCAGTTTAACTTTTTAAAATGCCAAATTTAAGATTTTTTGAGGACAAATGTTATACTGCTAGAATGGTATTTTTCTTAAAAATTTATTAAAAAGTTTTTATTTTGGCAATTCCATTGGGACTTCCATCAATAATATTTCTGAATTTTCTTCTGCTTCCAAAACAAAACTTTCTGCATCCCAAATCCCGAAACCGTCTCTGTCATTAAGGATTTGGTCGCCAATTTTTGCTTTTCCTTTGATGACAAAAACATAGACTCCGTTTCCTTCTTTTTTGATTTTATATTCCTTAGAGAAACCTTTATCAAATCTTGCTAAATTGAACCAAGCATCCTGATGAATCCAAACGCCTGCATCATCTTGATTTGGCGAAAGAATCTGCTGAAAATCATTTTTGACTGAGTTTTCCTCAATGTTGATTTGGTCATATCTTGGCGTCACATCTGTTTTGTTTGGGATAATCCAGATTTGCAAGAATTTCACAGGTTGTTGCGTTGCATTTTCTTCGCTGTGCATTATTCCGGTTCCGGCTGACATTACTTGAATATCTCCTCTTTTGATAATTCCGGAATTGCCCATATTATCGCCGTGACGCAAATCACCTTCCAAAGGAATTGAAATAATTTCCATATCGCGGTGTGGATGTCTCCCGAATCCCATTCCGCCTTCTACGTAATCGTCATTCAAAACTCTCAAAACTCCGAAATGATTTCTTTCCGAATTGTGATAATTGGCAAAGCTAAAACTATGATGACTTTTCAGCCAACCGTGGTTAGCGTAACCTCTGCTTTCTGCGCTGTGATATACTGTTTTCATTTTAAATTGATT is from Epilithonimonas vandammei and encodes:
- a CDS encoding T9SS-dependent M36 family metallopeptidase, which produces MKKINSLNRGITIAAFFAFSFIQAQNYESVVKDYIFSNKKYDKTAASGIKIINSDKSESLKGAVVNVQQTYEGIPIFNAVSSALIRNNSVSYLSDNFSDVSSVTVSSKKAGITSKAAFDSVLKNLNLKSSNKYTFEAGKENSVLTNTVYYQKANQLILAYEVNFEEAESSNYWNVLVNATTGEILEKNNLLISCKFDTHSYTSPERIANIKAEEAAARSLSSNKILAPDNASYRVFALPVEAPTFGGRSLVSNPWFLDASPEGWHSDGTNHYTYTRGNNAYAYTDFTNTNTVGDVAEGGANRVFDFPLDVNTPPAQYTNAAITQLFYMNNKMHDIFYKFGFTESARNFQINNFGKGGFGNDAVRAEARDGGGTDNANFSTPSDGGVPRMQMYLWGPKTQNYLSYNAPSDLVGRLPVVGVNSGFGPTIATNPVTADVVLVSPIKGCTTLSNTNLTGKIALIERGDCNFTVKFKNAQDKGALGVIVYNASDSPAVGNMGGTDTTVTIPGVLTENAEGELIKSKLSANTVVNANIKDNSIWIDGSLDNGIVAHEYGHGISNRNTGNGSSCLNTSADNEQMGEGWSDFFALMLTNRPGDDASVPRGIGTFAVNETISGQGIRPAQYSPDTTINAYTYGSTNGMTYVSSGTTYVNVHSVGFVWATMLWDLHWKMVEKYGYASDVVAAPDSGSARVLQLVMDGLKLQGCNPTFVKGRDAIIAADQATTGGADKCLIWNVFAKRGLGVNASAGSIIGTGTAMNDQVEDFSVPAECNLAVADVQKDKFIVYPNPAKNEIRIKSGSPTLGKTLVKIYDASGKLVLEDKLDISDNAAINVSSLPNGVYVVKGTGLGVTFNEKVIIKK
- the dusB gene encoding tRNA dihydrouridine synthase DusB, whose translation is MVKIGNIELPDFPLLLAPMEDVSDPPFRKLCKMHGADLMYSEFISSEGLIRDAIKSRKKLDIFDYERPVGIQIFGGDEEAMAMSARIVETVEPDLVDINFGCPVKKVVCKGAGAGVLKDIDLMVRLTKAVVSSTHLPVTVKTRLGWDNDSINIDEVAERLQDVGIKALTIHARTRAQMYKGEADWEHISRIKNNPNIEIPIFGNGDVDSPEKALEYKNKYNCDGIMIGRGAIGYPWIFNEIKHFFETGEILPEPTIAERLEAVKNHALWSVEWKGERPGIVEMRQHYSNYFRGIPHFKEFKTKFLQALTLEQIDEVIEETKHFYQENVI
- a CDS encoding M1 family metallopeptidase — encoded protein: MKKALLFAILISGVSQAQMFEDPKPTKVDTLKGSNTEFRNFWDVKKYDIVLEPNFEAKSIKGSNKISLTIEKDILNPVFQIDLQSPMKADKITASFPIADKKTDGDFIFISTKKKFKKGEKYTIDIDYSGNPVIAKHAPWDGGWMFTKDKNGNPWMTAADEGIGASIWLPVKDIWSDEPDNGITFKIITPKDLVGVGNGKLIKEENLGDKKSWLWEVKSPINDYSIIPSIGKYVNFKDTFDGEKGKLDLDYWVLDYNLDKAKKQFEQVKPMMKAFEYWFGPYPFYEDSYKLVESPHLGMEHQSNVAYGNKYQNGYLGRDLSGTGIGLKWDYIIIHETGHEWFANNITAKDQADMWIHESFTTYSETLFVDYVFGKADGNKYLQGLRGNIQNDKPIIGTYGIRNEGSGDMYPKGANMIHTIRQVINNDEKFRQILRGLNKDFYHQTVTASQIQNYFSEKSGIDLKSIFDQYLTTIKIPTLEYKQNGNQLTYKWTNVVPNLKLPIRLADGQELKPTEEWQTATLKSSDELKVDANYYIFTKKINP
- the guaA gene encoding glutamine-hydrolyzing GMP synthase, with product MQNGIIILDFGSQYNQLIGRRIREMEVYSEIVPFNTPLSEILEKKPKGIILSGGPSSVNAENAHLVEKELYEQGIPVLGICYGMQLTAHLLGGKVAKGEKGEYGKAHLEIVKENELLKGVYQNSIVWMSHFDEVAELPEGFELNAKSGVIASISNPDKKIYCVQFHPEVSHTEEGGKMLENFVFGICKADKNWKLTNYIEKTVAEIKEKVGTQKVILGLSGGVDSSVAAVLIHKAIGDQLNCIFVDTGLLRKDEGKKVMENYGKHFDMNIKMVDASERFLSKLAGIGDPEEKRKIIGNEFVYVFDEESKQIEGAKFLAQGTIYPDVIESQSVKGPSAVIKSHHNVGGLPEEMEFELLEPLRELFKDEVRKVGEELGIPHELVYRHPFPGPGLGIRVLGEVDAEKVRILQEADDIFIEELYKNDLYEKVSQAFVVLLPVKSVGVMGDERTYEYTAVVRSANTIDFMTATWSRLPYEFLDTVSSRIINEVRGINRVAYDISSKPPATIEWE
- the purD gene encoding phosphoribosylamine--glycine ligase, coding for MRLLIVGNGGRASALALKLSEDSRITKMFFAPGNATTEKLGENINETDIIVLRDFAIKNKVDLTIVGPEKPLVEGIVDEFKKVDLKVFGPAKKAASLEGSKAFSKKFMKTYGIKTAESVTFDSYADAKEYLQNQTFPIVIKASGLAGGKGVVIAEDLEEAEGTIHDFMIKRIFGDAGIQVIIEEFLQGFEASIIGVSNGDKIFPFVPAKDYKKVGNGDKGPNTGGMGSAAPSPEFKDEHFQDFLQNIMNPTVQGLKTEGLSFKGFIFFGLMVTKNGTYLLEYNMRLGDPETQVLLPLLENNLVDVIEDCLQGKELELKFKNQKAVCLVVCSGGYPQNHETGYEITGAEKVKNSTLLYAGADYRGGKVVSTGGRVLNLVALGDTFEEARKKVYEDANIVDFDYGFFRDDIAKF
- a CDS encoding pirin family protein, with protein sequence MKTVYHSAESRGYANHGWLKSHHSFSFANYHNSERNHFGVLRVLNDDYVEGGMGFGRHPHRDMEIISIPLEGDLRHGDNMGNSGIIKRGDIQVMSAGTGIMHSEENATQQPVKFLQIWIIPNKTDVTPRYDQINIEENSVKNDFQQILSPNQDDAGVWIHQDAWFNLARFDKGFSKEYKIKKEGNGVYVFVIKGKAKIGDQILNDRDGFGIWDAESFVLEAEENSEILLMEVPMELPK